The proteins below are encoded in one region of Gloeocapsa sp. DLM2.Bin57:
- a CDS encoding DUF305 domain-containing protein has protein sequence MKKKTRLLSRLGGMIIVVTTGGLLMAFTPLPEITKIAVNHQHHHDLVHDMDLGPADADYDLRFIDGMIVHHEGALVMAQDALANSQRAEIRQLAQEIITAQELEIAQLQQWRAQWYPQAPRELQAWHSGMNHMMAMSDDQIAMMRMDVDLGPGDEEFDLRFIDAMIPHHEGALVMAQDALAKSQRTEIQQLSQEIISSQQAEIEQMQQWRDAWFN, from the coding sequence ATGAAAAAGAAAACTAGGTTATTGTCTCGATTGGGTGGAATGATCATTGTTGTAACCACTGGGGGATTATTAATGGCTTTTACTCCCCTACCAGAGATAACTAAAATAGCGGTTAATCATCAACATCACCATGATCTGGTACATGACATGGACTTAGGTCCTGCGGATGCTGATTATGATTTACGCTTTATTGATGGGATGATTGTACATCATGAGGGGGCTTTAGTTATGGCCCAAGACGCTTTAGCTAACTCTCAACGGGCAGAAATCAGACAATTAGCCCAAGAAATTATCACCGCACAAGAGCTAGAAATCGCGCAATTACAACAATGGCGGGCTCAGTGGTATCCTCAAGCACCAAGGGAACTCCAAGCTTGGCATTCAGGAATGAATCACATGATGGCGATGAGTGATGATCAAATAGCCATGATGCGTATGGACGTTGATTTAGGTCCTGGTGATGAGGAGTTTGATTTACGCTTTATTGACGCGATGATTCCTCACCATGAGGGGGCTTTAGTTATGGCACAAGACGCTTTGGCTAAGTCTCAACGAACCGAAATTCAACAATTATCACAGGAGATTATCTCCTCTCAACAAGCAGAAATTGAGCAGATGCAACAATGGCGGGATGCTTGGTTTAATTAA